The following coding sequences lie in one Arachis stenosperma cultivar V10309 chromosome 5, arast.V10309.gnm1.PFL2, whole genome shotgun sequence genomic window:
- the LOC130980901 gene encoding uncharacterized protein LOC130980901 codes for MHFELKTTLINLLPKFHGLPTEEPIKHLRDFQTACSTTRWHGAAEVTIWLYTLPFSLEGKAREWFYTQLVEVVTNWDLLRREFLEKFFPAEVTDRLRKEISCIIQGKSETLYEYWERFRNLLDSCPHHKIDQLVLISYFTKGMKPQDKTTLDAMSNDSLKKYKMTTEAWQLITDLAESTRNASKTVALAKTLGEMTNIRKQLQLNQQQPPPPPQQHCQQLVPQRLCGICALYSHYTDECPQLQPEDNTLVATHNFYDRLNQGYYQQGGNFSQGGNYNQGWQDNYNQGWRNNSNQGWWDNYNQGGRDNGGSQRWNNNSNYQQNRNQQNPSYRAPHQRQAQTPQFNQQQAPQITYPSSSSNDKMLRSIVPGQKVIQNTLNSTINGLNSTLQALIS; via the exons ATGCATTTTGAACTAAAGACCACTCTGATCAATCTATTGCctaagtttcatggcttacctactgaagagcctatcaagcacctcAGAGATTTTCAGACAGCCTGCTCAACTACTAGGTGGCATGGTGCAGCTGAGGTTACTATATGGTTATACACcttgccgttttctcttgagggaaaggcaagagagtggttCTACACTCAACTTGTAGAAGTTGTTACAAACTGGGATCTGCTCAGAAGGGAATTCCTGGAAAAGTTCTTTCCAGCAGAAGTTACAGATAGACTGAGGAAAGAAATTTCTTGTATTATCCAAGGCAAATCAGAGACTCTCTACGAGTACTGGGAACGCTTCAGGAATCTCCTAGACTCATGTCCCCACCACAAGATTGACCAGTTGGTGTTGATTAGCTATTTCACAAAAGGTATGAAGCCTCAAGACAAGACTACGTTAGATGCTATGAGTAATGACTCTCTGAAGAAGTACAAGATGACGACAGAAGCATGGCAACTGATCACCGATCTGGCTGAGTCTACCCGAAATGCAAG TAAGACAGTTGCACTCGCCAAGACTCTGGGAGAGATGACCAATATACGGAAGCAGCTTCAGCTTAATCAACAACAACCTCCGCCTCCTCCACAGCAACATTGTCAACAGTTAGTCCCTCAGAGATTGTGTGGAATATGTGCTTTATATTCTCACTATACTGACGAATGTCCTCaactccaaccagaagacaatACCTTGGTGGCTACTCATAATTTCTACGACCGTCTAAACCAAGGATACTATCAGCAAGGCGGTAATTTTAGCCAAGGAGGCAACTACAATCAAGGATGGCAGGACAACTACAACCAAGGTTGGAGAAACAATTCCAACCAAGGATGGTGGGACAATTACAATCAAGGAGGCAGAGACAACGGTGGAAGTCAAAGATGGAATAACAACAGCAACTATCAACAGAACCGGAATCAGCAGAATCCTTCATACAGAGCACCTCACCAAAGGCAAGCCCAAACACCTCAATTCAACCAACAACAAGCCCCTCAAATTACCTACCCCTCTTCTTCTTCCAATGATAAGATGCTTCGCTCTATTGTGCCAGGACAAAAAGTCATTCAGAATACACTTAACTCTACCATAAATGGTCTTAACTCCACTTTACAAGCTCTCATCTCCTAG